From a region of the Roseivirga sp. 4D4 genome:
- a CDS encoding ABC transporter permease, with protein sequence MLFNNIRTILRSLFKNKSYAILNLLGLTSGLVVFLLITLYTQQEFSYDKYHSKADRIYRIYKEDNGNFYKGSNKYAVVPTPLAPAMKDDYPQVEDFFRIDSYGNTVIRAANEVYLEPSIHAVDPTVFQILDIEVTQGDEATILKGLNDVAISEVIAMKYFGRTDVIGETIKFRDELPLQISGVFKEMPKNSHFVIDIAINLEGILTADNRRMDNWQNSNFYAFVLLNEGTDASALEARLPELRAKYADDPIDEDGQESIYYLQALGDMHFTKDVNFDIAPNADAQALYIYIGIAFMILIIAGINYVNLATARAINMTKEIGIRKVIGALKSDLMIRFMIESAVLVFVSVLLSVLVLLMILPAFSVFIDKEIGMDFTAPELWILLGVVGIGMTLLSGIYPALMLSRFKPIAALKGKGRAAKGNAVFRNVLVVFQFAISCALILSASVLTKQLNFIQNLDTGYSRDQVIVMGIRERGDGIRNRVEVFKDELKKIPGVKHVTSSNSLPNNISSNGTVNWVGRKKDERVVLYTNVADDEFVDLYDLEIVEGRNFDLSIPSDEKAVLINESAVKALGWEEPIGMQMMRWFGDTGTVVGVLKDFHAHSVHLEIEPIRIFHRAGQYNVSIKIEGTNMNETIAAIEEVYAGLNTVYPFEYNFFDDIFDRAYLSEMKTAELANWFTGLAILIACLGLYGLAAHRVQHRIKEVGVRKVLGASVGRILLLLSRDFGLLLLIAFCIAAPIAYFVMEGWLDGFAYHTNINILTFILALLMMAVVAGLTVGYRTYRAAVRNPVEALREE encoded by the coding sequence ATGCTATTCAACAACATCAGAACCATCCTCAGGTCACTCTTCAAGAACAAGTCTTATGCGATCCTTAATCTATTAGGTCTAACCTCAGGTCTTGTCGTATTTCTTCTCATTACCCTCTATACTCAGCAGGAGTTCAGCTATGATAAGTATCATTCAAAGGCTGATAGAATCTACCGCATCTACAAAGAGGATAATGGAAACTTCTATAAAGGTTCGAATAAGTATGCCGTAGTACCCACTCCTTTGGCTCCTGCCATGAAGGATGACTATCCGCAGGTAGAGGACTTTTTTAGGATAGATTCATATGGAAACACGGTCATTCGAGCTGCAAATGAGGTGTATCTGGAGCCATCTATCCATGCTGTCGACCCCACGGTATTCCAAATATTGGATATTGAAGTGACACAGGGTGACGAAGCCACCATTCTCAAAGGCCTTAATGATGTAGCCATTTCCGAAGTCATCGCTATGAAATACTTTGGTAGAACCGATGTGATAGGCGAGACCATCAAGTTCAGGGATGAATTGCCACTTCAGATTTCTGGAGTATTCAAGGAAATGCCGAAGAACTCCCATTTTGTAATTGATATAGCAATCAACCTAGAAGGCATTCTAACCGCTGATAATCGCAGAATGGATAACTGGCAAAACAGTAATTTTTATGCTTTTGTATTGCTTAATGAAGGTACCGATGCATCGGCTTTAGAAGCGCGACTGCCAGAACTAAGAGCCAAGTATGCCGATGATCCGATAGATGAAGATGGTCAGGAGTCCATCTATTATCTGCAAGCCCTGGGGGATATGCACTTTACCAAGGACGTCAACTTTGATATTGCACCAAATGCCGATGCACAGGCCCTTTACATCTATATCGGAATCGCATTTATGATTCTCATAATTGCTGGCATCAACTATGTTAACCTGGCTACTGCTCGGGCGATCAACATGACCAAAGAGATTGGGATTAGGAAGGTGATCGGAGCGCTCAAATCTGATTTGATGATCCGTTTTATGATCGAGTCAGCTGTTTTAGTTTTTGTTTCTGTTCTACTTTCTGTTCTAGTCTTGTTGATGATTTTGCCGGCATTCTCCGTTTTCATTGACAAGGAAATCGGTATGGACTTCACCGCCCCAGAATTATGGATATTGCTCGGTGTAGTAGGCATTGGTATGACTTTACTGTCGGGCATTTATCCTGCGCTTATGTTGTCCAGGTTTAAGCCGATCGCTGCCTTAAAAGGAAAGGGGCGAGCTGCAAAGGGAAATGCCGTATTCAGAAATGTATTGGTGGTATTCCAGTTTGCCATCTCCTGTGCCTTGATATTGAGCGCATCCGTCTTGACCAAACAACTCAATTTCATTCAAAACTTGGATACGGGCTATAGTCGTGATCAGGTCATAGTAATGGGTATTCGAGAGCGCGGAGACGGTATCAGAAATAGAGTAGAGGTATTCAAGGATGAATTGAAGAAAATACCCGGGGTCAAGCATGTGACCTCGTCCAATTCATTGCCCAACAATATCAGCTCAAATGGTACTGTGAATTGGGTAGGGCGGAAAAAGGATGAGAGAGTCGTGCTTTATACCAATGTGGCAGACGATGAATTTGTTGATCTATATGACCTAGAAATTGTGGAAGGTCGAAATTTTGATCTATCAATACCTTCAGATGAGAAGGCAGTACTCATCAACGAATCTGCTGTAAAAGCCTTGGGTTGGGAAGAACCCATTGGTATGCAAATGATGCGCTGGTTTGGAGATACAGGAACTGTTGTGGGTGTACTAAAAGATTTTCATGCACACTCGGTGCATCTGGAGATAGAACCCATTCGAATCTTTCATAGGGCAGGGCAGTACAATGTGTCCATCAAAATTGAAGGTACCAATATGAATGAGACGATTGCCGCCATTGAGGAGGTTTACGCTGGACTTAACACGGTCTATCCTTTTGAATATAATTTCTTCGATGATATTTTCGATAGGGCCTATCTCAGTGAGATGAAGACAGCAGAATTGGCCAATTGGTTTACAGGTTTGGCTATTCTTATCGCTTGCCTTGGTCTATATGGCTTGGCCGCACACAGAGTGCAGCATCGTATTAAGGAAGTTGGAGTCCGAAAGGTTTTAGGCGCTTCAGTAGGGAGAATCCTTTTACTCCTGTCAAGAGATTTTGGTTTGCTCTTGCTGATCGCTTTTTGTATTGCAGCCCCGATAGCCTACTTCGTAATGGAGGGTTGGCTCGATGGTTTTGCCTATCATACGAACATTAATATCCTGACATTCATATTGGCGCTTTTGATGATGGCAGTTGTTGCTGGTTTAACGGTTGGGTACAGAACCTATCGCGCTGCAGTAAGGAATCCTGTTGAGGCGCTAAGAGAGGAGTGA
- a CDS encoding glycosyltransferase has translation MEPLVSIICISYNHGPYIKEALESVWSQNYENIEVIILDDGSTDNSQDVIKEAIGDREVLFIDHKVNAGYTKTFNEGLALAKGEYIIDFALDDIMLPNFVKSGVDRLSQESSKTGVIYSNADYIDESSKVIGNHKETLLAKGMVKEFVEGDVFEMILRRYFICTPTMIIRRKVFDRLGGYDESLAYEDFDFWVRSSRYWDYAYLDEVHMQKRKLATSMSANRYRHQQNEMLASVLDVCKKAFHLCKTKSELKALKERLNYEYRQCLRNEAEELAHAYQALLGQMGGGTDLISKAVRYFKKDFTR, from the coding sequence ATGGAACCCCTAGTCAGCATCATCTGCATATCTTATAATCATGGCCCCTATATAAAGGAGGCCCTTGAGTCAGTATGGTCTCAGAATTACGAGAATATTGAGGTGATCATATTGGATGATGGCAGTACAGATAACAGTCAAGATGTTATTAAGGAAGCGATCGGGGATAGGGAGGTTTTGTTTATTGATCACAAAGTCAATGCCGGTTATACCAAAACCTTTAATGAGGGTTTGGCCTTGGCCAAGGGAGAGTACATAATTGATTTCGCTTTGGATGATATTATGTTGCCAAACTTTGTAAAGTCCGGTGTGGATCGTTTGAGCCAGGAGTCGAGCAAGACTGGAGTTATTTATTCAAATGCAGATTACATCGATGAATCATCAAAGGTCATTGGCAACCACAAAGAAACCTTGCTGGCCAAAGGAATGGTCAAAGAGTTTGTGGAGGGCGATGTGTTTGAAATGATATTAAGACGCTATTTCATCTGCACACCTACTATGATTATTAGACGAAAGGTCTTCGATCGTCTGGGAGGTTATGATGAGTCTTTGGCCTATGAAGACTTCGATTTCTGGGTGAGGTCATCTCGCTATTGGGATTATGCTTATCTGGATGAAGTGCATATGCAAAAGCGAAAGCTTGCTACGAGTATGTCTGCGAATCGCTATCGTCATCAGCAAAATGAGATGTTGGCCTCTGTACTCGATGTCTGCAAAAAGGCTTTTCACCTTTGCAAGACCAAGTCTGAGTTAAAAGCACTAAAGGAAAGGCTCAACTATGAGTACAGACAATGCCTTAGAAATGAGGCCGAAGAATTGGCGCATGCCTATCAGGCATTATTAGGTCAAATGGGTGGTGGTACGGACCTTATCTCAAAGGCAGTGCGGTATTTCAAAAAGGACTTTACTCGATAA
- a CDS encoding HD domain-containing protein: protein MADTDFEKQISFIKEIDKLKYIERKTSLFNSDRHENDAEHSWHLAMMALVMSNQSNEQVDLLKVIKMLLIHDIVEIDAGDTFLFDTKKNHDNTEEELKAAKRIFGLLPEEQAEELIAIWEEFEATETAEAKFAKAMDRLAPMMQNASNDGGTWREFDVPYETVIDKKKKIKEGSAIAWDYAKGLVDDFYQK, encoded by the coding sequence ATGGCAGATACTGATTTCGAAAAACAAATTTCCTTTATTAAGGAGATTGATAAGCTCAAATATATCGAGCGTAAAACCTCTCTTTTCAATAGCGATCGACATGAAAACGATGCGGAACATAGTTGGCATTTGGCCATGATGGCCCTGGTGATGTCAAATCAAAGCAATGAGCAGGTAGATTTACTCAAAGTGATCAAAATGCTCCTAATTCACGATATCGTGGAGATCGATGCAGGAGACACTTTCCTTTTCGATACCAAGAAAAACCATGATAATACTGAAGAGGAATTAAAGGCTGCAAAGAGAATTTTTGGTCTACTTCCTGAAGAGCAAGCTGAAGAATTAATCGCGATTTGGGAAGAATTTGAAGCTACTGAAACAGCCGAGGCGAAGTTTGCCAAGGCCATGGACAGGCTCGCTCCGATGATGCAGAATGCCTCAAATGATGGAGGCACCTGGAGAGAATTCGATGTGCCTTACGAAACAGTAATCGACAAGAAGAAAAAGATCAAAGAAGGATCAGCAATTGCCTGGGACTATGCCAAAGGGCTTGTTGACGATTTCTATCAGAAGTGA